The following coding sequences are from one Sciurus carolinensis chromosome 11, mSciCar1.2, whole genome shotgun sequence window:
- the LOC124959638 gene encoding lysine-specific demethylase 4D-like: MKSEHSGIKKRSSIIMTFHPTMEDFSDFNKYIAYMESQGAHRAGLAKVIPPKEWRARQSYDDIRDILIATPLQQVVSGKAGMFTQYHKKKKAMTVGEYHLLANSEKYRTPPHLNFEDLERKYWKNRLCDSPIYGADISGSLFDENTKEWNLGHLGTILDLLEQECGVVIQGVNRPYLYFGMWKTTFAWHTEDMDLYSINFLHFGEPKTWYAVPPEHGQRLERLARELFPGSSQGCEAFLRHKVALISPTVLKENGIPFNRVTQEAGEFMVTFPYGYHAGFNHGFNCAEAINFATPRWIDYGKVASQCSCGEARVSFSMDAFVRILQPERYELWKCGQDCMIEDHTIEDHTEPRKPARPGLLTTERENKMLWRAALGLRYLQSPEAYGSSRSVLAGGLLCAPVSPESGCPSSGYRADAKPGTVPNGSLLPVVTRSKKCRSSTKTTTSAKQKQISGSLAPSLRHLPSQGTECLKCVVATDHRSYSCTPMYRVAHRTSSKNVDKQFSATVNRRFPKLGRIRSMNKRDCGSCSLELEASEPTVLTQTKRVLMVGTGNTASGPEYQTLLEDRTLMNNSASVRAEPHFPAKSPGCCCAPDLQPLGPPLDPDEAMHPGPCLLSLDRIPLDLPEIVPLTAPDIIPVRKVSTDATGNRTMTAEIVCLDHSYASRILDSEVSRFFLPLTDPLGLKLEGSGPLSLEKCWPPVDALDLDC, encoded by the coding sequence ATGAAGTCTGAGCACTCTGGTATTAAGAAAAGAAGTTCCATCATCATGACATTCCACCCAACTATGGAAGATTTCTCAGATTTCAACAAGTACATTGCTTACATGGAATCCCAAGGGGCACACAGAGCTGGTCTGGCCAAGGTAATTCCACCCAAGGAATGGAGAGCCAGACAGTCCTATGATGATATCAGGGACATCTTAATAGCCACTCCCCTGCAGCAGGTGGTCTCTGGGAAGGCAGGTATGTTCActcaataccacaaaaagaagaaagccaTGACAGTGGGAGAGTATCACCTTCTGGCAAACAGTGAAAAGTATAGAACTCCCCCACACCTGAATTTTGAAGATTTGGAGAGAAAGTACTGGAAGAACCGCCTCTGTGACTCACCAATTTATGGTGCTGACATCAGTGGCTCCTTATTTGATGAAAACACTAAAGAGTGGAACCTGGGACACCTGGGAACCATCCTGGACCTGTTGGAACAGGAATGTGGAGTTGTCATCCAGGGAGTCAACAGGCCCTACCTGTACTTTGGTATGTGGAAGACGACCTTTGCATGGCACACGGAAGACATGGACCTTTATAGTATCAACTTCCTGCACTTTGGGGAGCCCAAAACGTGGTATGCGGTGCCCCCTGAACATGGGCAGCGCCTGGAGCGCCTGGCCAGGGAGCTTTTCCCGGGCAGTTCCCAGGGCTGTGAGGCCTTCCTGAGGCACAAGGTGGCCCTCATCTCACCCACAGTCCTCAAGGAGAATGGCATTCCCTTCAACCGcgtcactcaggaggctggggagttCATGGTGACATTTCCCTATGGCTACCACGCTGGCTTCAACCATGGCTTCAACTGCGCAGAGGCCATCAATTTTGCCACCCCACGATGGATTGATTATGGCAAAGTGGCATCTCAGTGCAGCTGTGGGGAGGCCAGGGTCAGCTTCTCCATGGATGCCTTTGTGCGCATCCTGCAACCTGAGCGCTATGAGCTGTGGAAATGCGGGCAAGACTGCATGATTGAAGACCACACGATTGAAGACCACACTGAGCCCAGGAAGCCTGCCAGGCCAGGGCTGCtgaccacagagagagagaacaagatgCTCTGGAGAGCAGCGCTGGGCTTGAGATACCTCCAGTCTCCAGAGGCTTATGGTTCCTCGAGATCTGTGCTGGCTGGTGGCTTGTTATGTGCGCCTGTGAGTCCAGAGTCCGGGTGCCCCTCCTCTGGCTACAGAGCTGATGCAAAGCCTGGGACAGTCCCGAATGGGTCCCTGCTGCCTGTTGTGACCCGGTCAAAGAAATGCAGGAGTTCCACCAAAACCACCACTTCAGCAAAACAGAAACAGATTTCTGGGAGTCTGGCACCTAGCCTGAGACACCTCCCCAGTCAAGGGACAGAATGTCTCAAATGTGTTGTTGCTACGGACCATAGGAGCTACAGCTGCACCCCCATGTACCGTGTGGCTCACAGAACCTCATCCAAAAATGTTGATAAGCAGTTCAGTGCTACAGTTAATCGCCGCTTCCCAAAGTTGGGTAGGATCCGGTCAATGAACAAACGTGACTGTGGTAGTTGTTCTTTGGAATTGGAGGCTTCTGAGCCTACTGTCTTGACACAGACCAAAAGAGTCCTAATGGTGGGCACCGGGAATACAGCTTCAGGTCCTGAGTATCAGACCTTGCTTGAGGACAGAACTTTGATGAACAATTCTGCATCTGTGAGAGCTGAGCCCCATTTTCCTGCCAAGTCTCCTGGATGTTGCTGTGCCCCAGATCTTCAACCCTTGGGTCCCCCACTTGATCCTGATGAAGCAATGCACCCTGGTCCATGCTTGCTATCTCTGGATAGGATCCCACTGGATCTCCCTGAAATTGTCCCACTGACTGCTCCTGACATTATACCTGTAAGAAAAGTCTCCACGGATGCTACTGGAAACCGCACGATGACTGCTGAGATTGTATGCTTGGACCACTCTTATGCCTCTAGGATTCTGGATTCAGAGGTCTCCAGATTCTTCTTGCCGCTGACTGATCCTCTAGGGCTGAAACTAGAGGGATCTGGACCTTTGAGTTTGGAGAAGTGTTGGCCACCAGTGGATGCTCTTGATCTTGATTGTTGA